In the Maribacter sp. MJ134 genome, one interval contains:
- a CDS encoding tyrosine-type recombinase/integrase, whose product MMDFRKYLEKERFTKSSIKTYTFQAEKFMEWMEKEGQDLIHFNYKKAVSYVAYLQKRHTNIRTINGKIAATRQYFNFLVEKCECAENPFAELLVKGDKTKKMLQNILSSDELEDLYYSYPTDMDMRRSGQLADKRNKVMIGLMVYQGLSTTDMKRLQNEHVQPKKGKVYIPSGKIGGRRELPLMPWQVMELLEYINEIQPELARRKGTNGEELFPVTNGRLTDTVANIIKKLRKVNHKVKNIHQIRASVIVNWLSKYNLRKVQIMAGHRRISTTEKYVQENLQQLQQVINQYHPLS is encoded by the coding sequence ATGATGGACTTTAGAAAATATCTTGAAAAAGAACGGTTCACTAAAAGCAGTATCAAGACATATACCTTCCAAGCCGAAAAGTTTATGGAATGGATGGAAAAGGAAGGACAAGACCTGATACATTTTAATTATAAAAAAGCGGTCAGCTATGTAGCATATCTGCAAAAACGGCATACCAACATTAGAACGATCAACGGCAAGATAGCTGCCACAAGACAGTACTTCAATTTTCTTGTAGAAAAATGCGAATGCGCCGAAAACCCTTTTGCCGAATTATTGGTCAAGGGCGACAAGACCAAAAAGATGTTGCAGAATATTCTATCGTCCGATGAACTCGAAGATCTGTATTACAGTTACCCTACGGATATGGATATGAGAAGAAGCGGACAACTTGCCGACAAACGCAATAAAGTTATGATCGGGTTGATGGTCTATCAGGGTTTATCGACAACGGATATGAAACGATTGCAAAATGAACATGTACAACCGAAAAAAGGGAAAGTCTATATACCATCGGGTAAAATAGGTGGTCGTAGAGAACTGCCTTTGATGCCTTGGCAGGTCATGGAACTATTGGAATATATAAATGAAATACAACCAGAGTTGGCACGAAGAAAAGGAACGAACGGGGAAGAGCTGTTCCCCGTTACAAACGGTCGGCTTACCGATACCGTTGCCAACATCATAAAAAAACTGCGAAAGGTCAACCACAAAGTCAAAAATATCCATCAGATACGTGCAAGCGTAATCGTAAATTGGCTCTCAAAATACAACCTTAGAAAAGTACAGATAATGGCAGGGCATAGAAGGATAAGCACCACCGAAAAATATGTACAGGAAAATCTACAGCAACTACAACAGGTCATAAACCAGTACCACCCTTTAAGCTAA